AAATCTGCGTCTGGTGAACTGCAAGATTTCAGGTACACAGCCACTTTGCTATGCCCACGATCTGATTATGGAAAACTGCACGATGACAGAAGATGCAGACCTCGCTTTTGAATATAGTAGTGTGCAGGCCACTATCCATAGTCCGGTTCACAGTGTAAAAAATCCACATACAGGAAGTATCACTGCCGAAAGTTTCGGAGCTATAATCCTAGATGAGAATATAAAAGCACCGGGCAACTGTGAATTGAAATTATGGGACGACCAAACCTGTTTTGACTGATTAGGTATGAAATACAATTTTGATGAAATCATTCCACGTCGGGGTACGAACTCTTATAAATGGGATTCTGCCAATGATGCCGACATATTGCCAATGTGGGTAGCCGATATGGATTTCCGTACAGCCCCAGCCGTGACAGAAGCGCTGAAAAAGCGAGTAGAACATGGTATCTTCGGTTATGTCCGCGTGCCTGACAGCTATTATCATACGGTAATCCACTGGTTCGGCAGACGTCATTATTGGAAAATAGAGAGAGAATGGATAATCTATACAACTGGAGTAGTACCGGCTTTATCAGCAGTAATAAAATCCCTGACGAATCCTAGTGATAGAGTTCTGGTGCAAACTCCGGTGTATAATTGCTTCTTTTCTTCCATCCGTAATAATGGTTGCGAGATGATTTCCAATCCATTGATCTATGAGGATAGCACCTATCGGATTGATTTTGACGATCTGGAGAAGAAAGCGGCAGACCCAAAAGTAAAATTACTGTTATTGTGTAATCCGCATAATCCGGCCGGAAGAGTCTGGAGCAAACAGGAATTAATACGTATTGGTGAGATTTGCCTCCGGAATGATGTATGGGTGGTATCAGATGAAATACATTGTGAGCTGGTCTTTCCGGGATATACTTATACACCTTTTGCATCTCTTTCAGAAGAGTTCCGGATGCACTCCGTCACTTGCACATCACCCAGCAAAGCTTTTAACCTGGCCGGACTTCAGATTGCAAACATCATTTCCGCTGATGCAGACATACGCAGAAAAATAGATAAAGCCATTAATATCAATGAGGTTTGTGATGTGAACCCATTCGGTGTGGAGGCATTGATAGCCGCCTATAATGAAGGGGAAGAATGGCTGGAAGAACTAAAAAGTTATCTGTTTGCCAATTATCAGTATCTGAGAAACTATTTCAATGAACATCTACCGGATTTCCCCGTACTTAAATTAGAAGGTACTTATCTGGTATGGGTAGACTGTTCAGTGTTGAATAAGTCATCGGAAGAAATCGTGACGGCTCTACTGGAAAAAGAAAAGGTCTGGGTCAATGAGGGCTGTATGTACGGAGAAGACGGAGACAATTTTATCCGTATCAATATTGCCTGTCCGCAGCAACAGTTGGCTAAAGGTTTGAAGAAGCTGAAACATGCCTTCGGATAACTTTCTTAATCAGTGCAAATTTATTCGGATTAAAACGGGAACGTTTTCTTCAATATTAGTAACTTCGCAAAAACATACTAAGAATTTGAAATATCATGGAATACAGAATATTAGGAAATACAGGACTATCCGTTAGTGTCATCGCACTGGGTTGTGAAGGTTTTATGGGAAAAACGGAAGAACAGGTACATTCGGAAATGGACTTCGCCATCAGTAAAGGAATCAACTTTATCGATATGTATACCTCAAATCCCGATCTGCGCAGTAATATCGGCAAGGCATTGACCGGACGCCGGCAACTGTTTATCATTCAGGGGCATTTATGTACTACTTGGGAAAATGATCAGTATCTGCGCACCCGTGATGTAGAAAAAACAATTGCTTCTTTTGAAGACCAGTTGACACGTCTTCATACGGATTACCTTGATATTGGTATGATTCACTATGTAGATAGCGAAGAAGATTTCCATGAAGTATTCAATGGTCCTATCATTCGGCTGGCCCTGCGTCTGAAAGAAGAAGGTAAAATTCGCCATATCGGACTAAGCAGCCACAACCCTACTGTGGCAAGGTT
The nucleotide sequence above comes from Bacteroides intestinalis DSM 17393. Encoded proteins:
- a CDS encoding MalY/PatB family protein, translating into MKYNFDEIIPRRGTNSYKWDSANDADILPMWVADMDFRTAPAVTEALKKRVEHGIFGYVRVPDSYYHTVIHWFGRRHYWKIEREWIIYTTGVVPALSAVIKSLTNPSDRVLVQTPVYNCFFSSIRNNGCEMISNPLIYEDSTYRIDFDDLEKKAADPKVKLLLLCNPHNPAGRVWSKQELIRIGEICLRNDVWVVSDEIHCELVFPGYTYTPFASLSEEFRMHSVTCTSPSKAFNLAGLQIANIISADADIRRKIDKAININEVCDVNPFGVEALIAAYNEGEEWLEELKSYLFANYQYLRNYFNEHLPDFPVLKLEGTYLVWVDCSVLNKSSEEIVTALLEKEKVWVNEGCMYGEDGDNFIRINIACPQQQLAKGLKKLKHAFG